ACCTTGCCTGGATTGCTTGGATCAGTATCGCTTACAGCACCTGCTTCCTTTGAAGTTcttaaaagacacacacaaaacgaGCTTAGAATTTTCCTTCCCAATGAGCTTCTTACAATCACGGGGGCTATGTGGGGAAGTCCAGGGCCGGAGCCCATCACACATGCGACACCAGCCTTGGGTTAAAGCTCTCTGCCCCTTTCCCATCCTTTCCTCTCCTACAATCGCTATGCATGTGAACCCAGGTTACCACTCCAAGCAAGGGAGGGTGAATGGCACCCCAGTGGCTGCTACAGGCCCATGAGATGTGGGAATGATGGAGAAGGTGCTACAGTTGGCTGGACTCAGCTCTGGCCTCCACCACCTAAGTCCCTAGGGAGGGACACCATTACTGCTGACAACCAGCCTCATACTTCAGGctgtcccctctctcccagaCTTCAAACATCTCTTGTCTGATTGCCATGCCTGTCAGCAGTCCTCCATGGAGTCTCTATTCTCTTGGCCCACTTGGATTTTCCCACAGCCATTGAAATGAATGAGGGAACACGTGAACTTCCCAGTGAGCGGTAAGAGGTCACTATGGTCATACTCTGTCTGAGTAGGAGACAGCTCATCCCCAAGGCATCCTCTGTGGGTTCTCCAGTCtacagtgctgaggatggaaaagATGCTCAGTTAGGGTCCTGTTAAACACCTGAAGGCACACTCCCTGAGGCCAAGTGACAGAAAGCAATGTTGGCACACACGGTGTCCAGGCTGAGAGCAGTGGACTTGTAAGCTCACAACCCCCAAGCAAGAAAGAAGCCCTCAAGCTTCTGTCCCCAGCTGCCCCCATCCTCTCACACCTGACAGTGGCCCTTTCCCCTCCAAGTCACTTTCCCCTCCAAGTGACCACTGCAGTAAGAAGTGACCTGCTCCGGCAGAGGGCCCAGTGTCCCATTAGATAGCGGTATTGTTCATTCTTACCTAGTTGAATTCAGTGCCTTGGCTATTTTGGTGTAAAGACAGAGGACAACTCCTATCAGTAGAAACATGCCTGCCAGGATCCCACCACCAATGGTGATCATGATTATTGTTCGGAGGTCAAAAGACCTAGACATACCTGGGCAGAGAAGTGTAGACAAGCAGTGAATGTGGGCTCCCTCATACATAGTCATTAGCAGCCCCCACATACTTCTCTCAGTGAAGGGGAGATGGACCTCAA
The nucleotide sequence above comes from Peromyscus maniculatus bairdii isolate BWxNUB_F1_BW_parent chromosome 1, HU_Pman_BW_mat_3.1, whole genome shotgun sequence. Encoded proteins:
- the Fam24b gene encoding protein FAM24B isoform X1, with product MSRSFDLRTIIMITIGGGILAGMFLLIGVVLCLYTKIAKALNSTSTVDWRTHRGCLGDELSPTQTETSKEAGAVSDTDPSNPGKVTFDKIVRPKPIAAESCPTFQCCDDYSMYADIGTLPPCFCSISEGL
- the Fam24b gene encoding protein FAM24B isoform X2; the protein is MSRSFDLRTIIMITIGGGILAGMFLLIGVVLCLYTKIAKALNSTRTSKEAGAVSDTDPSNPGKVTFDKIVRPKPIAAESCPTFQCCDDYSMYADIGTLPPCFCSISEGL